The DNA window CTGAAGATAGCCAGCCAGAACCCGCCGGTATAAGCGGTTGTCGTGACCATGGCGATGGTGGAGCAAATATAAATTACACCGGCATATTGCCCGGCTATCGCACCGCCGAGCTGCCGCGCCCATTTATAGGCGCCGCCGGCAATCGGGAACTGTGAAGACAATTCGGCGTAAACAGTCGCTACCAGCAACTGCATGACCAAGCAGACCGCCAGTGCCGCAAACCAACCGCCGCCGGCGACGACCGTTTGCACGCCGATGATGGCATACAGCCCGGCTACCGGTGAGACCACCGCAAAACCCAGCGTAAAACTGTGCCATACGCTCATGCTGCGATTGAGTGCATCGCCGGTTGCATGCGTATCTTGAGGGGAAGCGATCTGTTTTGTTGAACCTGACATAACCAGTCTCCATACCAAAGGGTTTTCGGGATTGTAATGTACCAAAAAGTACATCACCTGATCTCCCGGGCTTTTATCCCTCCGTGGAGCCTCGTTTTACGAGACCGGAAACTCTCGGACCAGACACCGAAACTGCATTGGCCGGAACCCTAGTTTCCCGTTGAGTTACCACTTGTTCAGTAACTATACCGTTAATCGTTCAATCAAACGGTATTTTTGAGAAGCAAGTAATGGATAGCATTTTAATTGTGCAGTTTGGAAAAAGCAATTAGAACGTGTATGTCCTTTTTCCTGGAATCTGACACTACTTGTGCTATATTTAGTCTACTTATTCAGGAGAGAAAAGATGAAAAAATTAACATCCGTAGTCGGTATATTGGCGGTTTTCTTGCTGGTTGAGCAATCATTCGCAGCCAGCTACAACTTCGATATTCTTTATAATGGCGGTGGCAGCACTTCTCTTGAAACGGGCAGCGACGATCCTATTGGTACCAATCTGCAGCCTGGCGATACGTACACTTGGAATCTGCATACTAATGCTTCCAGCTTCTGGCGTGTCGATACCGGTGACAGTTTCTTCCCTTTGGGTGCATTCGGTGTCAACGAGTCTGCAATTAGGACAGGTGATTTTGATCTTGTGTTACGCAACAATGGCACCAATGTTTTTTTTACGAGTGAAGTGGCAGCGACGATGCAATGGGTTCATGTCGGTACCAACGCCATATCATTGGCCACGGGATTGGAGTTTGACGAAATGCAACTTAGCTTCGCGCTAACGTCAGCGGTAGTTGATTATTCGTTTGATCCGCTTCTGCCGGAAAATGCGCTTAACGGTAATCCGTCAGATACCACCATCAACGGGAGGATGTCAATTTTTGGTGCGCCGGAGGCTTATAGTGGTATCAGTCTGGTTTCAGTAGTGCCTGAACCAGAGTTCTATGCCATGCTGTTGGCGGGTATAGGCCTACTGGGTATAGCTGCGCGCCGCCGGAAGGTTTAATCTTCCCCGTCGGGGCGAAGGCTAGTTAAAAACTAGCAGATTGAAAAGCACAATTAGCACCCCGCTGCTTGCGGCGGGGTGCTTTATTACTAAAATCTACCAAAATCCAGTATCCGCTACTCAATAGAAAAACAGATATTCCCAGAGAAGCTTTGCTCAAAAAATCGAGTCTCCGTCAAACATCCTGCCAGCCGTCGATGGAATCGAGCTCCGGGTATCCGGTCATGGCATGCGAGGCCAGCATGCCGGAAATGACGGCTGCTTCGACGCAGCCGGCGTTCAGTCCGCAAATCGTCCAATCCCCGGCCAGAAAGAGGTTGGAAAATCCCGAGTTCCGGCCGTCCAATCGATACTGCGTGCTGCCTTTCAGCGACAGTACATAGCGTTCCGTCGGGTCGATGTTGGCGCGGTCGAATTTTCTGACCACGGAATTCCAGTCGAATGTGCCGCCTGCGTCGACACTCTGCGGCCAGAAGACTTTGATATCGTTATTTAAGAAACGATTGGATTCGGTGATCACGATATCGAGCGCTTGCGCCGGTTCATCCGTTTGCGTCGCTGGGGCGATGCCACCTTCCATAGGACCGCAAAAATAGGCGATATTTCTGATATTGCTTGAAGCGGGCCAGTTTTCGCGCGGCAAAAGATGCGTCATATCGGCCCATGTATTCATCGGTTCGACAAAAGCATCCATCACCGGGCTTGCTTTTTCCCAGCCGAGTTCCTGCAAGTCTTTATTGAGCCATGTTTGAAACGCCATCGTGCGCACAGTGCCTACCTTATCGACCGCAGCTTTCCAGTTACTATCCGCGTTAACCAATTCGGAGCAATGATAGGGGATGGTGGCCAGCGATGCGCCGTACAGCACATCGTCGAAATCCTTGCCCGATTGCAACGTGATTTCTTCCACGTCTTGCCAAGGGGTATAGAAAGATTCGAGGTTGATGTTGCCGTTTTTTAAGGCATCGCCTTCAACGAGCTGATCGAAATTGGGCGTGCTGGGCCAGCATGGCAAGTCGCGAACGGTGACATACGGGTCGTAGGCTTTGCCGTCTTTAACCGTTGCCTGTCTGCCGATGGAAATGGTGTCGATGCTTTTTTCCCCGGTAGCGGATACTTTGATACCGAGATTTTTAACGCGGTGGAAGAATTTGAATTCCACACCTCTTTGCGCCAGCACCTGATGCAGCGGAGTGAAAATGGTATCGCCCATGCCGGCCTGCATTTTCCAGAAGATGGCGCCCTTGTAGGTAAAGCAAATGCGGAATATGCAGCGGATGGCTGTGCCCGCGGCGAAGTTCGGTTTTGATACTTCGCCGTTTTCATAGGCAAAGACCAGATCGTAGAGCCCTTGCATCAGCGGCGAGTAAGCGGTGATTTCCGCTGCGCCGTGGCGCAGCAGCCATTCCCGCAGGTCTTCGGTGTCGAGTTTATTCAGTTTTTCTTCGTGATGAAGGACGCCATCCCGGAGCAGACCGATCACGCCGGTAAAACCGGTGTCGAGTAAGATAAATAAACGTCTTGACTCAAGATCGGAATCGACCATTCCTTTCAGAATGGGGAATAACAATGTCTTCAACTGGATGAGCAGCTCCAGGAAAGCGTTGTATTGTGCTTCCGTATGTTGACTGACATCATGGCCCATGGCATGCAGGTGCAGGGTGATGCTTTTGAAGTGCGATTCGATCAGCGGCCGGGCAATCCCTAACGCGAGGTGGGCGATTTCCAGCGCCATGTTGGGAAAAGGCCCATTTTTCACTGCATGGCGCGCGGTTCTTAAAACCAGACGGGCGACTTCCAGTACCGCGGCGGGAGAAGGTGCTCCCTTCATGGCAAAACGGGCGGTTTCCAGAGCCAGACGGACATTGCCCGGTACGGCCTGATCGATGGTTTGAATGAAATTTTGCATGAACTCATCGAGGACGCTTGCACTTTTTTCCGGGGTGGTTTTTGCTTTGGCGCACGGGCTATACTCGGAATCGAGCAGGGTGCTTTCGATCCACTCGGTCGTGGAAACGATGTAATCCCATAAAGTCGGCAGCGGACCCCCTTGGCCGGGAGTGTCGCAATTCTCGGGAAAGTTGAATTCCCAAGGGTGCCATTGTTCTTTGAATTGCTGCGCTAACACAATGTAACTGTGTTTTTTGAAGGCGTCTGTCCAGGACGCGAGGGGAGCTTCCGGTGCTCGACCAAGTTCCTGATAAGCGTGCTGCATGGCCTTGAAAGCGTTATTGTAAAAACCGAGCCAGATATGCAAACCATGTTCTTCGATCGCACCCTCTTCCCGGCTTCTGCCGCTTGCGCCCTTGCCGCCAAGGCGCCAGCCCATTTGGTAGACTGTGATACTGTCGTAAATCTCTTTCCAGTCGGGGTTGTTGGTGATTTCAAATGCGGTAGTCATGGCGCCAACGCCGCCGCCGACGATGGCGAGCTTCTTCGGTTTCAGGTTACGCTGCGCTTTTGTTTCTGTGGCTGTACCCGTGTCTATCTCAAAATTAAAATTGATATGGAAGCTGACATTGGAGGTGATCTGATGGTTCGCTCCGGGCTTGAGCCCCAATTCGCGAATGATGGGATGACTGTCACAAGGGAAAATTTTTATTTCATAGAGATGATCGTATATCTCGATATTTTTAAAATTTTGCGCGGTCGGCTTCGTTTCAACGATGGATTGATAACAAGCATTGGCCGGCTGAGTGACGTCTCGGAATTGCTTAAGGAACAGCATCGGCATTTTCTTATGGCGGAAATCCTCCCATTCGTTGACGATCAGGTCGATAAATTCTATCTCTTCTTCCTGGTGCAGGATGTGGAAAAGCTCGGTGATAAGGGTATCGAAATCAGACACCGTTCTACCATACTTCACTTTCTGTGAAGTTTTTTGCACTTCGACGAGGCGCTTGACAACGCCTTCGGTATTTGCCGAAAAGACCGGTAATACTAGGGTATCGACTGCAAATTGATCGGGATTGTGCGGTGAGGAGGGCAACACGATGTTGCCGATGCCTTTGGGGAAACCGTACAGCTCTCTTCCCATTGCCATCGCATACGGGTTATCCACCCAAAGATAGGGCATGTGCCAGTACATTGCATCCTGGTCTTGATCGATGATGAGCACCCAGAACCCGATCTCGCGTTCCTTGAACCATCCCCAGTTGCTGTAGGGAGCGGTACCGGAATACATTTTCGGGATATCGATGCAGGCAACCAATACGAATCCGCCCGCGGGAACAAAACGGCGGTTGTCGTCATAGCGGCCGAGCGGCGTATTCAAGTATTTGTCGCACAGCGCTGTCAGGCTATCGATATCGGCGTCGAGAATGAAGCCATAGAAATCAACCGGGTCTGTTTTGAAGGGCGGGATGAATACCAGCTCTCCTCCACGGTCTCTGTATTTTGCTGTGCTCATCGGTTTTTCTCCCCGGTTGGTTAATGGATGGACGAATTCTCTACTAATGCCTTTGCTTCTTTTATGATGCTTCTATTGAGTCCCTCATCGAATACCGCAAGCGCGGACTTCAGCATATCTGCGGCTTCTTGTTTCTTCTCAGAATCTTTGAGTAGCTGATAGAGAGCGGTTGCTGCCTGCAGCTTTCTTGCGGGCGAGCGATAGGTTTGGCATAGCGCGATGCCGTGGCGGAATGAAGCTTCTGCTTCTATCAAGTTGCCGTTTTTTTTGTGCAGCTCACCTTTAATCCGGTGTAGATCGAGTTCCGATGCAACTTCGTGATGTTCCTTTGCCAGTGCAATCGCTTTGTCGACAATACTCAGCGCATTGTCAGTTTGTTCCTTGCCGCCAAGTCCCAGTGCTTCGGCATGAAGCCCCATAAACATGGGGCGGACAATAATAGAACCGATATTATCCCAGCCGGCAAGGCCTTGCTCGATTAGCAGCAATCCGCATTTAACATCGCCCAGCATACAGGTTGCCCAACCATGCACAATTGTTGCTGCGTTTATCCAGAAGGGGTATGCCTGCTCATTGCAGTAGGCGATGGTACGTTCCGACCATTCCTTCGCTTCCTGAAATTCCCTGCCGAACATGCGAATCATGAAGGTAAAAGCCAGTGACCAGCCGATACTGAACGGGTGATGCAGCGAATTGGCAAGCTGAATCGCTACTGCATTTTCGGCATAAGCTTTATCGAGGTTTCCTAAGTACCAGTGTGTGCATGACAGATAACAATGCGCAGCCACGCAGGGATCCTGCCCATAAATGTAGGCGTGGGTATGGTGCAATTCCGGATTATAGAGCTCAATTGTTTGTTCGAGTTCATGCTGTGCGGTATTGAAATCGGCCAGCCAGAAAAGCGTATCGCCCAGCATCCAATGCCCTTCGATCAGTATTTCCGCGTCATTGGTATCTTGTCCGGCTTGCTGCATCTTCAGTGAAAGCGAGTGCGCTTTTGCCAGTTCTCCGCGAACCAGTGAATAAACCCACTGCCCCCACACTGCAAATTTGATATGCGGCTTATTGCCGGGTAATTGTGGAAGTTCACCCAGCTTATGATAGGTATCGCCGACCTCGGTATCGCCAAATCCCCGTGTGGCGATAATGGCCGGACCCAGTGTCGAGTAGAGTTGCATCTCAAATGAGACGCGCAACGAATTGTCACTGACGGAATCGACGAGCTCGAGGCCTTGTTTCAGGTGTACGATGGATTCCAAGTTGGCGGAATGCTGTAGTGC is part of the Gammaproteobacteria bacterium genome and encodes:
- a CDS encoding PEP-CTERM sorting domain-containing protein, translating into MKKLTSVVGILAVFLLVEQSFAASYNFDILYNGGGSTSLETGSDDPIGTNLQPGDTYTWNLHTNASSFWRVDTGDSFFPLGAFGVNESAIRTGDFDLVLRNNGTNVFFTSEVAATMQWVHVGTNAISLATGLEFDEMQLSFALTSAVVDYSFDPLLPENALNGNPSDTTINGRMSIFGAPEAYSGISLVSVVPEPEFYAMLLAGIGLLGIAARRRKV
- a CDS encoding NAD(P)-binding protein, encoding MSTAKYRDRGGELVFIPPFKTDPVDFYGFILDADIDSLTALCDKYLNTPLGRYDDNRRFVPAGGFVLVACIDIPKMYSGTAPYSNWGWFKEREIGFWVLIIDQDQDAMYWHMPYLWVDNPYAMAMGRELYGFPKGIGNIVLPSSPHNPDQFAVDTLVLPVFSANTEGVVKRLVEVQKTSQKVKYGRTVSDFDTLITELFHILHQEEEIEFIDLIVNEWEDFRHKKMPMLFLKQFRDVTQPANACYQSIVETKPTAQNFKNIEIYDHLYEIKIFPCDSHPIIRELGLKPGANHQITSNVSFHINFNFEIDTGTATETKAQRNLKPKKLAIVGGGVGAMTTAFEITNNPDWKEIYDSITVYQMGWRLGGKGASGRSREEGAIEEHGLHIWLGFYNNAFKAMQHAYQELGRAPEAPLASWTDAFKKHSYIVLAQQFKEQWHPWEFNFPENCDTPGQGGPLPTLWDYIVSTTEWIESTLLDSEYSPCAKAKTTPEKSASVLDEFMQNFIQTIDQAVPGNVRLALETARFAMKGAPSPAAVLEVARLVLRTARHAVKNGPFPNMALEIAHLALGIARPLIESHFKSITLHLHAMGHDVSQHTEAQYNAFLELLIQLKTLLFPILKGMVDSDLESRRLFILLDTGFTGVIGLLRDGVLHHEEKLNKLDTEDLREWLLRHGAAEITAYSPLMQGLYDLVFAYENGEVSKPNFAAGTAIRCIFRICFTYKGAIFWKMQAGMGDTIFTPLHQVLAQRGVEFKFFHRVKNLGIKVSATGEKSIDTISIGRQATVKDGKAYDPYVTVRDLPCWPSTPNFDQLVEGDALKNGNINLESFYTPWQDVEEITLQSGKDFDDVLYGASLATIPYHCSELVNADSNWKAAVDKVGTVRTMAFQTWLNKDLQELGWEKASPVMDAFVEPMNTWADMTHLLPRENWPASSNIRNIAYFCGPMEGGIAPATQTDEPAQALDIVITESNRFLNNDIKVFWPQSVDAGGTFDWNSVVRKFDRANIDPTERYVLSLKGSTQYRLDGRNSGFSNLFLAGDWTICGLNAGCVEAAVISGMLASHAMTGYPELDSIDGWQDV